The Terriglobales bacterium DNA segment TCAGCATCAGCGAATCCCAGGCATAGCGGCCCTTGGGATCCTTGCGGATCTGCTTAATGGCGAAAAATAGCAGGACCATCCCACCGATGAAGACCCACCAAAAACGGGAGACCACGTCGCTCAGGCCCATCACAATGCGCGTGGGCAGCGGCAAGTCCACTTGCAGGCTGGCGAACAGATTTACGAAGATGGGAACCACGAACTTCAGCAGGGCTCCCACAATCAGCACCGCGATAGACACCACCGACACCGGGTAAATCAGCGCCGACTTCACCGCCGCCCTGAGCTTCACGGCTTTCTCCACGTAGGCTGCCAGGCGCTGCAGAATGGTGTCGAGAATACCGCCAGTTTCGCCCGCCTCAATCATGTTGGTGGTGAGGTCGTCGAAAATCTTGGGATAGCCGCGCATAGCGTTGGCCAGGGTCGCACCGCCTTCCACCGTGGTGCGGACCCCGGTCAGCGCCTTCTGGAAGGCCGGATTCTCCTGGTTGGCAGCCAGGATCTCCAGACACTGCACCAGCGGCAAACCGGCATCGATCATCACCGAGAACTGGCGGAAAAAGATCGCGACGTCCTTG contains these protein-coding regions:
- a CDS encoding type II secretion system F family protein, with the protein product KDVAIFFRQFSVMIDAGLPLVQCLEILAANQENPAFQKALTGVRTTVEGGATLANAMRGYPKIFDDLTTNMIEAGETGGILDTILQRLAAYVEKAVKLRAAVKSALIYPVSVVSIAVLIVGALLKFVVPIFVNLFASLQVDLPLPTRIVMGLSDVVSRFWWVFIGGMVLLFFAIKQIRKDPKGRYAWDSLMLKLPVLGMVLRKIAVARFSRTLGTLLTSGVPILEALNITARTSGNAVLEQALMRVRKAIEEGRTIVDPLRESGVFPNMVTQMIGVGEATGAMDNMLQKIADFYEDEVDAATKDMLTLLEPIMIAFLGVAVGGIVISLYMPLFSMIAKLSG